The region AGGTCAAAAAGATCAAGAGACAGGCAACACCCAAGCCCATCTTGCATCAATGCCATTGTTAAAAAGGAGACTTCGAAGCCTGGTGATGTGAACATGAAGCAGTAACGTGTAAGCCACAAAATCCAGACTGAACGCGACTGTGCCGCCTCAGGTCTCTGGACTGAAACCCAACAGCTTTAGCTACCTCTCTCATTCTTACATCTTTAATTCATAGGTATAGATCCCGACATCATCTTGAATGCAGTTTAGCCAGCCTGCATCACAGAGAATGCGTGTGCATGGGTGaactctcttctctctcctcctctccacaaAGACACCGGAAAGCTGGTTTTAAAGATTTGTATTGCCCCTACCCATTGGCATAATTTTTCATGTATGACAAAATTTCTAAAGTGCAGCAGAGTTCAGAAAGCCTATCAGAGATTCCCAAAAACgtaacagcagcaacagcacctAGGACTAATTTTGCAGGTGCCATATTAGAATTGTTATTGAGAGAAAATGATTTTGTATTGCAAGGCTTCCATATGGTTCAGTTATAGTACTTATATAGTGTTAAagggttttttccaaatattttgtcCTCAAGcattaaaaggattaaaatacaaaaagtcTTCAGAGActgtttaatttgaaaataaagttagCAAATTTATGTAGAGCGTTTCTTTCATAGTTGCTCAGAATTTGCATGCACAGATACCAACAGCTAATATTGTGCATACACTTTCCAGAAGTTTCTCTAACTCATTCCATTTAAGAAACAGCGTGAGAACAAAACAGAACGTCAGTTTcatataaatttttattataaaaaggTACTTGGGGATGATTTAGCCAGCAAACCAAGAAACCCTTTCCCCACCCCCAAGTTTTAAAAACtatctgttattttattttatgaaaaactgAGTCAAACTTCCCTTCCCTCTTATTACCCCTCCTTTTCCTACAGGTACTGTATTAATTTTCATGCCATAGGCTCTGGCCATTTCTCACAAAAATAAACGTTTTTGTTCAAATGTAGCAGAAGCAGAATACTTCAACAAGTTTCCTTGATATCAACCTCTTTGTCCAGTGCATTAGGACTATACAGTTACATGGAACCAGCCATAAAACTTTACTGATGCACAAGTCCCTGTTACTGGCAAAGGTACAGtaccaaaacttttattttttaatacaccgactaattttttttcccaaaatagaagatgcatatatttttctgcctttttaatctTGCGAGCTATAGTTTTATAAATTTCTTACCAGCAAACTCCTTAGGGAATATGTTGGTCTTAAATGAACATATTCTATAGCATTACTCATTTAAAATCCTTCTAAGATATTTCATTAAGAAACCAAACCTCTAGCATAACCTTTCCTAACAACTTGAGACCTGCTAACTTCAGTCAGTGCaattgaagtattttttaaagtgagCACTGTACCTTTAACCAATTCGCCTACAAGATGGAGATAGGTTGTGGTACACtcgaatttaaaaaagaaattaataactaCAATACTGCATCCTCTTCACTGCCAAACACATCAGAAATTGCTACATATAAAAAAGCACCCCATCCCATACATTCTTTCGGACTGCTCAGATACAGAACTTCTACAGGACTGGAGTGTAGGTGTTTAGGCAAGAAGCATGCACAGCAGAAGGTAGCATTAAAGGCATAGGTCAGAGAGAGATGCTAACCAGTAAAATCCGTTTTCAATTAGTGAACTGTTTCTCTAGTTTGAGAGAGTTTAGAAAAAGGGCATCCAAAATGTTCCAAAACAACTGTTCACACAATAATACACGTACAAAAAGAGGGAACTTACACAAGGAGAAAAGGCAAACATGGCCTGAAATAGCCACTTACACTACACTACTCATTTGTGAGGTTTGAGAGTTCAGTGATATTCTCAGGGCCACTCTAGCCAAGCTCTTCCTTTACTTTGCGTTAGTCTTTGTAAAGCACGTTCCACAGAATATTgtccaaacagaaggaaaaaggttaTGATTCACTCCCAGCCATTGTCTTTTATCATGTGGGCAAGTTCAATGataaattttccttctttgtatttctgaCTGCTCTCAAAAGCATGTtcctgtaaagaagaaaaatcaagacacTGAAGTAAGCTGgggaaattaagtattttaaacatcaaacttgcattaaaaatacaaaccaggaGACATTCCAGTCAACATCCCGTATCGGTTACACCGAATCAAGggcgggagggaggaaagagagggtgAAGAGGGTTGAGAGGGAAATAGGAGTCAACTTCTCCTCAGCAGAATCAGCAGATCCACTGCACAACAAATCTTGCTTTAGAACTTTCCATGGTTTCTCACTGCTTAGGGAATTATAACGCTTTTTTTACGTGAAGGTTAGGAAATGGCATGTTATGTGTGTTCAGTTTTCTTATTCCCAGAAGCAATGAAAAGAGGGAACAGGGAACCTTTTTGAAAGCTCTCCTCTATATTCATCATCCAGAGGGAATGCATTAGGACAAGTTCTTTCTATAAGATCTGAAGCTATACTGAATCAATGAAAATCCAACATGCAACACCCACAATCTAACGTTTTCAAAACATCAAACTTGCAACACAGCTGCAAGTGTTACAGGTAACTGTGCAAGTGCACGGATACCTTTTCAAACAACCGAATTGAGTCCACATCAGTTGTAAGCAGTGGAAACATGCTCAGTACCATTCATTGTAATTCGTATTTTTGCTATATGAACCAACTTGTGCAACCCAAGAAATTAAAGACCCACTTTGACAATTTCTTCCATCCGGTTTAGTGTACGTGGTTGGTAATTTTGCAAAAAGATATTACACAAGTGTTAGATAGCTGTAATAGCACCTACAGCCCATGCTTGTTTTGCAGTGCAGAATAAAGTTGTTATCTACTACAACATTCCAGCAGGTGTAGGAAAGCAAAACTACATTACAGCCTGATATATACAAAAGCACTAGAGCTAACTCACCTAAACTATCAGTATAGGTGCTACTCAACGGCCTACTCAAATATCTGTGCTTCAACAGATAAACATTTAACAAAGACTTAAGTATATTGCTTACGTATTTCCATCCAAGAGTGGTTTTACAGTTTTCACAATAGATATCTGCTACAGCATGTAAACCTGTCAGAAGAACTCGCTCCTCTGCTGGACCACAGCCCACATTTACCCTGAAAAAAACCAGGAGAAATTACTCTACATTAACGGCACGAGAGCGTTTCTTTTCTTACCTGTTACTCACCTTTTCtccagaggacaaaaaaaaaaaaaaaaaaaaaaagaaaaggagtttaaaaaaaagtgcctaACTTATTCGATGCTGTAAAAGTAACTTCCTCTGTTACACTGAGCGgaagaaaaaatggttttgttttttgtttttcaagtggcTAGTC is a window of Mycteria americana isolate JAX WOST 10 ecotype Jacksonville Zoo and Gardens chromosome 13, USCA_MyAme_1.0, whole genome shotgun sequence DNA encoding:
- the YPEL1 gene encoding protein yippee-like 1, with amino-acid sequence MVKMTKSKTFQAYLPNCHRTYSCIHCRAHLANHDELISKSFQGSQGRAYLFNSVVNVGCGPAEERVLLTGLHAVADIYCENCKTTLGWKYEHAFESSQKYKEGKFIIELAHMIKDNGWE